Part of the Terriglobales bacterium genome, AAGTTCGGCAGCGCGGATGCATATTCGTCCAGTTCCAGGTGCAACTGCCCCATACGAAGCAATGCATAAGCCACTCGTCCTTTGATGCGGGCGTCCTTGGGATCAGCATCTGCCAGCCCCTGGCGGATGTCCAGGGTCTGCTGCATGTACCCGAGCGCCTTTCCCGGTTGCTTCTGGTTGTCATAGGCCTGAGCTATTTCGCTCAAATCGAATGAGAGATCGAGTTTCGCCTGAGCGTTGTTAGCATCGGCCGCAGTTCGTTGTTGGTCAAGCTCCCGTGCTTTCTCCAGGTGCTCGATAGCTTCAACATTGCGACCAGTGTCGAGTAAACCAGCGCTCAAAGTTTTGTGCGTCAACGCCACATTGCGCATGGCCTCAGGATCGTTGGGGTGGCGTTGCAGCAATGACTCATACATCACCAGCGCCTTGCCCCGGATCGCGACCGACTTCGGATCTTTTTCATATCCGTAGGCATCTGCAAGCCTGAAGTAAGCGCCGGCCAGGCCACGCTGTGTGTCCTCATCGTTCGAGGAACGCGCTGTCAGCGACTCCCAAATCGCAAGTCCTGCTTCAGCATTGCTCAGGCCCTCTGCCTGATGACGAAGTCTCATATGTAAATTGCTGATGCTTCCATAGAGCCGGGCCAGTTGCTGGGAGGCATCCACGCGGTCCGGCTCAAGCGCGATAACAGAAGCCAGAATGGAATGTGCTTTCTCATAGCTGGCTAACGCTCCTGTAAGATCACCGAGATTTCCCGAGCCCGCCAAGCCGCCTTGCAGGTCGCCGACGCGAACATAGGCCGCCGCCAGCTCCATCTGCAATGATGTGTCGCCTGAAGATTCTCCGGCCAGAGAGTCGAGATACTGCACTGCCCGGCTGATGAGCAATTCCCGCGCTTTTGTCGAACCGGGCAGGGTCGCAATATTGTCGTGAATCTCAAACATCAACGATTTCGCCAGCGAGCGCACTTGATCAAAGCGATGCTGCGCTTTGACTCGTTCGCGCTGCGCGATACGGGCCTGCCACACGACGGCGCTGACGCCGGCTGCTCCCAGCAGCACGGTAATCAGGAACGATGCGACCGCAAGCTTGTGACGCAGAATAAACTTGCTGGCCACGTATTGAAACGATCCGCGGTGCGCCGATACCGGCAAGCCGGCGAGATACCGTGAAATGTCACTCTCGAGTTCCTGGGCCGAGGCATAGCGTTGCTGGGGATGCTTGCGCATTGCCTTGGCCACAATGGCATCGAGGTCAGCAGAGGAATCAACTTCTCGTCCTGCTCGTTCACCGGCTCGCTTCATGCGGTTGCGCAGCACAACCGCAGGTCTTTCGGGGTCGATTTCACAGATAACGCGAACCGCCTCCGTCAACGACTTATCTGCAACCGTATAGGGCCGTTGCCCGGTCAGCAATTCATATAAGATCACGCCGAGTGAATAAATATCCGTAGCTGTCGTGATGGTTTCCCCGCGCGCCTGCTCTGGACTGGCATAATCGGGAGTCATCGGGTTCAGAATCGAGCGGGTTGCGCTTGCGGCGGAACCGCTCCAGTGGCCCATTAACTTGGCAATGCCGAAATCCAGCAGCTTCGGGATGCCATCCGTGGTAACCAAAATATTTGCGGGCTTGATATCACGATGCACAACCAGATGCTGGTGAGCATAGTGGACTGTGGAACATATCGCTTGAAACAGGATGAGGCGTTGCCGGGTTGAAAGCCGGCGGGTGCGGCAATACTCAGTCACCGGCGTGCCTTCCACATACTCCATGACAAGGTAAGGTATGCCTTCCGGAGAAACGCCGGCATCGAGCAAGCGCGCAATATTAGGATGTTCCAGGGTTGCCAGGATCTGCTGCTCACTGGCAAAGCGCCGCAGCAGCTCGGGGAAATGCATGGCCGCCGGAACTACTTTGACAGCTACCTGCTTCTGGAAACGGCCATCGGTCCGCTCCGCCCGGTAAACCGTTCCCATGCCTCCGTGACCGATCGCTTCCAGCAACAGATATGGTCCCAGTGTTCTGCCTGCCAAAGAAAAGCTATGAACGGAATCGGAGTCGATTTGGGTCTTCACATCCAGGAACGAGGCCGCGTTACTATGGGCCGTTAATAAAGACTCAACCTCGGTGCGTATTTCCGGATCGTTTTGGCACAGTTGTTCAATTTGGGCACGGCGCTCTTCTTCGGGAGACTCCAGGATTATTGCCAGCACGCGTTCAATCTGCTGCCAGTCTGAGTGCTTCACGACGCAGCTTCTCCTTTGAGCCGGCGATAGAGCCATGCGCGGGCTATGTTCCAGTCGCGGCGAACGGTCGCCTCCGTAGTGTGGAGCACCTTGGCGATGTCCTTCGCCGATAATCCAACAAAAAAACGCATTTCGACGACCTGGCACTTCCGGGCGTCGAACTCGGCGAGCTCTTTCAGAGATTCATCCAGGGCAACCAGATCAAGATTCGACGATACCGGCAAGGTGAGCGCTTCATCCAGTTGATCGGGGTGGAGTCGTCCACCGCGCTTCCCAGCCAACTTTCGCCGAGCATGGTCCACCAGGATGCGGCGAATCATCTTGGCGGCAACCGCAAAAAAGTGGGCACGGCCTTCCCAATGTGGATATTCCTGGCGGCACAACCGCAAATACACCTCGTGAACCAGCGCCGTGCTCTGCAAGGTCTGGGCATGGGCTTCCTGTTGTAGATAATAGTTGGCCAGACGCCGAAGGTCTCCATAGACGAGGGGAATCAATGAGTCCAGAGCTTCCTGGTCTCCGTCACTCCAGCGCTGCAACAGTTCCGTAATTTGGCCGCGATCCGGCTCCATAAAGGGAATAGTGAACGAATTGTATACCTAGTTTCACAACTTAAGCACCGACCTTTTTTGGGACTTACGTAAGAAAACTCCTTTCTTTTCAATATTCTGGCTTGAATGTGATTGCACGGCTATCAGTTTTCTGCTTTTTTTGCGCTATTTGAGATAAGGAGAAAGGTAAAGATCGCCCGCCCGTGAAAAAAGGGTAGGCTTTAAAGATTCTTAAAATTAAAAATGAAGCTCTGGAATTCTTACTCGAAGAATGTGACGCATAAGTGTGCCATATCAGCAGGCTATGTGCCGATGTCACTTGACCCGCATCTCGCACCTATGGCTTTCTTGGATAAGAATTCCCCCTCTCTATTCCCCCCAAGTAGGTTGCAATGAGTGTCCTCGCTTTGAAGCGTTTTTGGATATTGTGTTTAGCCTTGGTATTTGCCTGGAGAGCCCCTGTCGCGGCTTTCGCAGTGCCGGCTCCGGCCAACAAGATAGGAATCAACGTTGATACGCCTCTGGATTGGATCAGAGACCGGGCTTTTACCGACGTAATGAAGGCTTCGCGCCAGTGGCTGACCCAGTCCAACACTCCGGCTGCCGTAGATGGCAACGGCTGGCCTACGCAAGATGCCAACATCGTAGTCTGGGCTGGCCCTCCGAACATGCAGGGGACCTATCGGTTTTCTTTCACGGGCAAAGCCAATGTGACGACTGGCTACGGCAGCGCAACAATTACCAATTTGAACTACGATGCGCCCTCGAATACGACCACTGCCGATTTGATCTACAATGGCGGCGCAGGCCTGCTGCTCAACTTTGCCAGCACGCAGCGAACTGCTGCCAGCGCTACCAATACGGGAATCACAAACGTCAAGCTGATGCGGCCCCGCACGGTAGGCGGAACTACGCCCTACACCACGGAGACTTTCACCGATCCATTCAAAGCCATCCTCGCCAAGTTTTCCGTACTTAGGACCAAGGATTTCACATCTACCGATGGCAATCAGATAGCAAATTGGAGCGACCGCACTCTGCCGACCACGGCTTCGCAGGCCATCGGCAATCCCAACTCTCCGCCTGGCATGTGGCAGGGAAGAGGCGCGGCCTGGGAATATGTCATCGAACTGGCCAACGAAACCGGCAAAGATGTTTGGATCAGCTTGCCCAACCGTGCTACAGATGACTACGTGACCAAGGTGGCGCAGATGTTCAAGTATGGCTCAGATGGAGTCAATCCATATACCAGCCCACAGGTTGCGCCGGTCTGGCCGCCGCTTAATTCCAATCTGAATCTGTATGTCGAGAACAGTAACGAGTTATGGAACGGAGCCTCGAACTTTCCGCAAACTCAGGACAACCACAATACCGCAATCGCCGAGGTCAACGCCGGAGGCTCTCCGTTGAACTTTGATGGTTCGACGAACGATTGGTATTGGGCCTGGCGTCGCGTGGCCAAGCGTGTCATTGAGATCAGCAATATCTTCAGGTCAGTCTTCGGCGATGCCGATATGATGACCCGCATTCGTCCCGTTCTGATGTCGCAGCTTGGTTATACCAATGGTCCGCTGCTTCAAGAAATGCATATGATGCAGAATTATTACAACAATCCTGTCTATGTAAACGCGCCGCGGCCACCAGGTTATTACATCTATGCAGCCGGCGGGTCGGGTTATTACGGCCCTACTGACGCCAGTTCGGTGGACCAAATATTTGCCACTATGGCGAGCACCTTTCGTGCAAGCCTGCAGGCAGACGCCAATTGGTCTCTCTGTTTTGGAATAAAACGCATCGCCTACGAGGGCGGCCCTGGCCTGCAGCAAACCCAGAACCCAACCGTGAATGCGAATTTATCCGCCGCCTGGGCAGACCCGCGCATGACCCAGGTCGTGATCAACGAGCATAATGTTTGGAGCCAGAATGCCGGCGACCTCCTGATCTATTTTCAACTGACTGGAGATTACCAATTTGGCTTCACCGATGATGTGTACGATCTCACTGCTCCCAAGCTGGTCGGCATTGATGATCTGAACAATTCAACTGCTCAGGGCTCGACCTATGGCATGCCCATACCAGCCACCATTGCGGCTTCGACGTATGCCATACCCCCAAGCTGGTTTGGAGGTGGAACCACATTGGCAAACCGCCACTGGCTGGGTTATCCGGTATACACAGCGGCAGCGCAGCCATTTCACATTGTGCTCAACGTTGCTGCCACCAGCTCAGGCGCGCAGGCGGAAGTCTTTGTTGATGGACAGTCCTTGGGTATTCTTACCGTTCCCAATACAGGAAGCGTCTCTGTATTCGCTGATACTGCCTCGCTGGTTACGCCGAGCCTGGCGGCTGGAAGCCACGGCATTCTGGTCCGCAACGTTAGCGGCACGTTTGTACTCAATCAGATCAAGGTATCAGCCATGCAGACCAGCAGCACAGCGCTGGCGTTAAGCAGCAATCCTTCCGTGGCCGGTCAACAGGTGACCTTTACTGCTACGGCGGCTCCGACAGGGGTGACTGGTTCTGTGCAGTTTATGGATGGAGCCAGCACGCTTGGTCCTCCCGTCACTTTAGCGAATGGAACCGCAACGTACATGACGTCGTCTTTGAGTGTGGGAGCTCACAACATCTCGGCATTATATAGTGGCGATAGCAACTATCTGCCCAGCACCTCTGCGGCAATGACAGAAGTGATAACCGCTACAGGTGCTGTTAGCACGACCACGGCTCTGAATGCGACTGCCAAAACCTTCTTTCGCCAGCCTGTCGTCTTCTCGGTACAAGTCACGGCGACCAGCGGCACGGCAACGGGAAACATAATCCTGCTGGAGGGGAACCAACAGCTTGGTTCCTCTCTGCCGCTGAATGGCAGCGGCGCAGCCACTTTCAGCACGCCGCTGCATCCCAGCGTGCATAACATTCAGGCGGTTTATCTCGGCAACAACAACTTCAACGGAAGTGCCTCAACAGCGCAACCCGTAACCGCCTCACCTCGGCCCAAGCCACGCTAGACCGGTTTCATAACTTGAATACTTAGTTTGTTGGTTATCGCGTGCTACGTCCGAAAAGAAAATCTAGCCCTCTTTTCGATAGCTTCAACAAAATCTATTGAGTTGCTATCAATTCCTCTCATTTCTTGCGCCATTTGATTTAGTACGAATTGTCCCAGGAAGGGAAATGAACCATTTCAGGAAGTATTTTTGCAACTGGCTTATAGCCTTCGCAGTCCTCGCAGCTCCTGCAGTGGCTGCGGCCGATGTCGTCACCGAATGGAACGAAAAAGCCCTGGCTTGCGCGACCACCGCGAAGCAGCTACCTTTCGCTGGCGCCCGCACCATGGCAATGGTTCACACGGCGATGTTCGATGCCGTTAACTCCATCGAAGGCCGCTACACTCCCTATAAGGTCAAAGAATCGGCCCCTCCGGGAAGTTCCCCTGAAGCCGCCGCTATTGCTGCGGCACATGCTGTTCTGCTCAATCTTTTTCCAGACCAGAAAACAGATCTCGATGCGGCCTACACGGCGTCCATGGCGCAAGTCCCCGATGGCAGCGGCAAGGCTGCAGGCATTGCTGTCGGAGAAAAAGTTGCTGCTGAAATTCTTGCTCTCCGCGCTTCGGATGGAGCAGACGCCCCTAATACCTACAGACCCACAACGGCACCGGGCGTGTATGTCATGACGACGCTGCCGATAGGGTCGCAATGGGGGAGTGTGACCCCTTGGGCGATGGAACGCGGTTCACAGTTTCGTCCCGAAGCGCCGCCGCAATTGACAAGCCCAGAATGGGCCAGCGATTACAACGAGATCAAAGGCGTCGGCAGGAAGAAGAGCACTCTGCGGACCAGTGAACAAACTGACATCGCACGGTTCTGG contains:
- a CDS encoding Ig-like domain repeat protein — translated: MSVLALKRFWILCLALVFAWRAPVAAFAVPAPANKIGINVDTPLDWIRDRAFTDVMKASRQWLTQSNTPAAVDGNGWPTQDANIVVWAGPPNMQGTYRFSFTGKANVTTGYGSATITNLNYDAPSNTTTADLIYNGGAGLLLNFASTQRTAASATNTGITNVKLMRPRTVGGTTPYTTETFTDPFKAILAKFSVLRTKDFTSTDGNQIANWSDRTLPTTASQAIGNPNSPPGMWQGRGAAWEYVIELANETGKDVWISLPNRATDDYVTKVAQMFKYGSDGVNPYTSPQVAPVWPPLNSNLNLYVENSNELWNGASNFPQTQDNHNTAIAEVNAGGSPLNFDGSTNDWYWAWRRVAKRVIEISNIFRSVFGDADMMTRIRPVLMSQLGYTNGPLLQEMHMMQNYYNNPVYVNAPRPPGYYIYAAGGSGYYGPTDASSVDQIFATMASTFRASLQADANWSLCFGIKRIAYEGGPGLQQTQNPTVNANLSAAWADPRMTQVVINEHNVWSQNAGDLLIYFQLTGDYQFGFTDDVYDLTAPKLVGIDDLNNSTAQGSTYGMPIPATIAASTYAIPPSWFGGGTTLANRHWLGYPVYTAAAQPFHIVLNVAATSSGAQAEVFVDGQSLGILTVPNTGSVSVFADTASLVTPSLAAGSHGILVRNVSGTFVLNQIKVSAMQTSSTALALSSNPSVAGQQVTFTATAAPTGVTGSVQFMDGASTLGPPVTLANGTATYMTSSLSVGAHNISALYSGDSNYLPSTSAAMTEVITATGAVSTTTALNATAKTFFRQPVVFSVQVTATSGTATGNIILLEGNQQLGSSLPLNGSGAATFSTPLHPSVHNIQAVYLGNNNFNGSASTAQPVTASPRPKPR
- a CDS encoding vanadium-dependent haloperoxidase, which codes for MNHFRKYFCNWLIAFAVLAAPAVAAADVVTEWNEKALACATTAKQLPFAGARTMAMVHTAMFDAVNSIEGRYTPYKVKESAPPGSSPEAAAIAAAHAVLLNLFPDQKTDLDAAYTASMAQVPDGSGKAAGIAVGEKVAAEILALRASDGADAPNTYRPTTAPGVYVMTTLPIGSQWGSVTPWAMERGSQFRPEAPPQLTSPEWASDYNEIKGVGRKKSTLRTSEQTDIARFWTITGPASWDPIVRQLAATPGRSLIENARLFALVEIATADAYIAVFDAKYTFNFWRPITAIRNGDIDGNDATEREPDWEPAVDTPLHPEYPCAHCITSSAAATVLESEFGTGPVRALTMTSSTAPGVVRKWITIRQWADEVSSARIYGGIHYRNSTVVGKAMGRKIGELAAQQYLQPVH
- a CDS encoding protein kinase produces the protein MKHSDWQQIERVLAIILESPEEERRAQIEQLCQNDPEIRTEVESLLTAHSNAASFLDVKTQIDSDSVHSFSLAGRTLGPYLLLEAIGHGGMGTVYRAERTDGRFQKQVAVKVVPAAMHFPELLRRFASEQQILATLEHPNIARLLDAGVSPEGIPYLVMEYVEGTPVTEYCRTRRLSTRQRLILFQAICSTVHYAHQHLVVHRDIKPANILVTTDGIPKLLDFGIAKLMGHWSGSAASATRSILNPMTPDYASPEQARGETITTATDIYSLGVILYELLTGQRPYTVADKSLTEAVRVICEIDPERPAVVLRNRMKRAGERAGREVDSSADLDAIVAKAMRKHPQQRYASAQELESDISRYLAGLPVSAHRGSFQYVASKFILRHKLAVASFLITVLLGAAGVSAVVWQARIAQRERVKAQHRFDQVRSLAKSLMFEIHDNIATLPGSTKARELLISRAVQYLDSLAGESSGDTSLQMELAAAYVRVGDLQGGLAGSGNLGDLTGALASYEKAHSILASVIALEPDRVDASQQLARLYGSISNLHMRLRHQAEGLSNAEAGLAIWESLTARSSNDEDTQRGLAGAYFRLADAYGYEKDPKSVAIRGKALVMYESLLQRHPNDPEAMRNVALTHKTLSAGLLDTGRNVEAIEHLEKARELDQQRTAADANNAQAKLDLSFDLSEIAQAYDNQKQPGKALGYMQQTLDIRQGLADADPKDARIKGRVAYALLRMGQLHLELDEYASALPNLRSSIIINKAFGSDPAAIADTAQAYIAIGDSESGLAHAMPPSTPQHTSHLQAACSSYHTAVERYRQLKAHNQADSDDLKDAAGATEKAASCDKLLHTVH
- a CDS encoding ECF-type sigma factor — protein: MEPDRGQITELLQRWSDGDQEALDSLIPLVYGDLRRLANYYLQQEAHAQTLQSTALVHEVYLRLCRQEYPHWEGRAHFFAVAAKMIRRILVDHARRKLAGKRGGRLHPDQLDEALTLPVSSNLDLVALDESLKELAEFDARKCQVVEMRFFVGLSAKDIAKVLHTTEATVRRDWNIARAWLYRRLKGEAAS